The sequence CGGATCGAACGAAGGAGCGCTGAAGTACTTCCTGCTGGGCGCTTTCGCCAGCGGATTCATTCTTTACGGCATGGCCCTGCTCTACGGCGCGAGCGGCAGCACGGAGTACGAGGCCATCGCGCGCACGCTGGGCGAGGAGCGCGGTGACGCCGTGAATCTCCTCCTGCTCGGCGGATTGGGCCTGCTCCTGGTCGGGATCGGTTTCAAGATCTCCATGGTCCCGTTCCACGCCTGGACGCCGGACGTGTACCAGGGCGCGCCGACGCCTGTCGCGGCTTTTCTGTCCACCGGTTCCAAGGCGGCCGCCTTCGTGGTGTTGATCCGGCTGCTCGGTTCGGTTTTTCCCGGCCTTCAGATGGAGTGGATCCCGCTGATCTCGGTGCTGGCGGTCCTCACGATCGCCGTCGGCAACGTCGTGGCGCTGGTTCAGACGAACCTGAAGAGACTGCTGGCCTACTCGAGCATCGCCCATGCCGGCTACATGCTGCTGCCGCTCATGGCCGACAGCCAGGACGGCAGTGCGAGCATCGTCTTCTACCTGATCGTGTACACGGCGATGAATCTGGGCGCCTTCGGGGTGTTGGCCGTGCTTGCCGCCCGCGGGATTCCCTGCGCGACCATGGACGACCTGGCCGGCCTGGGAAGCCGCCGTCCGCTCGTCGCCGCGGTCATGGCCGTGGTCATGTTTTCCCTGGCCGGCATACCGCCCACGGCCGGGTTCATGGCCAAGTTCTACCTCTTCAGTGCGCTGGTATACGGAGGATACGTGGAACTGGCCGTGATCGGCCTGCTATTCAGCGGCGTGTCGTTGTACTACTACCTTCGCGTCGTGGTATGGATGTACATGCGGCCCGCGGCCGAAGCGCCGGCCGAAGCCGCCGGCCACCTGTCCTACAGCGGCATGACCGCGCTTTGCCTCTCCGCCCTGGCCATCCTGGCTGTGGGCGTTTTCCCCTCCGTATTGCTTCAACTGGCCGAGCGGGCAGTCATGACGCTGCCGTA is a genomic window of Gemmatimonadota bacterium containing:
- a CDS encoding NADH-quinone oxidoreductase subunit N; the encoded protein is MNTALPAINLYAVLPQIVLVSAATVVLIVGLFERFRKGIPYLSLLLLAVSGVFAVNQLGRAPVAFSDTSPMMVMDDFSLVATLVFIAGAILTVLVSISYAEARSIDRGEYYALLIYAVSGMSMMAASTDLFTFFLGLEVLSISLYVLIGFEQRDAGSNEGALKYFLLGAFASGFILYGMALLYGASGSTEYEAIARTLGEERGDAVNLLLLGGLGLLLVGIGFKISMVPFHAWTPDVYQGAPTPVAAFLSTGSKAAAFVVLIRLLGSVFPGLQMEWIPLISVLAVLTIAVGNVVALVQTNLKRLLAYSSIAHAGYMLLPLMADSQDGSASIVFYLIVYTAMNLGAFGVLAVLAARGIPCATMDDLAGLGSRRPLVAAVMAVVMFSLAGIPPTAGFMAKFYLFSALVYGGYVELAVIGLLFSGVSLYYYLRVVVWMYMRPAAEAPAEAAGHLSYSGMTALCLSALAILAVGVFPSVLLQLAERAVMTLP